A single window of Oxyura jamaicensis isolate SHBP4307 breed ruddy duck chromosome 3, BPBGC_Ojam_1.0, whole genome shotgun sequence DNA harbors:
- the KIF25 gene encoding kinesin-like protein KIF25 — MRPRGGSGPGPVWAQRVRQLERSLRTKEERIVVLETENATLHLKLAEYQGLAGRSTNEVLQLYAAHGQQQKLQRGSVVTHLHEAIKRLKQDMKSLRSFALELSKDFQRQCKAYLYQALRAVQEIQLQNEAMQMFQIKAFDLEQSLQEVTERYEKEKQKRRVLHNSLVELRGNIRVHCRIRPSLPFDNADEHSESQDRQRNFSEKVAYAVDDETVLVKSSRPGHASINRTFQFERVYSAFESQDTVFADVAPLLTSLLDGYNVCIMAYGQTGSGKTYTMLGPQLEENFAFALEDESELGIIPRATQELFRLISEKPPGSYWVEVSVVEVYNNEIFDLLAKDSCGKVFGVKRDVVTTREGKSNVPLLTYETVENASEFLHLVIKGLQLRVRHPTLVHAHSSRSHLVVTLTITTTVSGDSFGASWEDEQINQRLNREFSCTYPQKTRENRSASSSRASSPAHLEATEKPKQVKTRLQLVDLAGSECVGMSGVTGAALRETSFINRSLSALADVLGAIAEQRSHVPYRNSKLTHLLQDSVGGDAKLLVMLCISPDQKYLTESLQSLGFGTRARQVQRGQIKKKNLPVQSKAK, encoded by the exons ATGCGGCCGCGCGGCGGGAGCGGCCCGGGGCCCGTGTGGGCACAGCGCGTCCGGCAGCTGGAGCGCAGCCTGCGG accaaagaagaaagaatagtTGTCCTGGAAACTGAAAATGCTACTCTTCATCTAAAACTTGcagag tatcAAGGGTTGGCTGGAAGAAGCACTAATGAAGTATTGCAGCTCTACGCTGCTcatgggcagcagcagaaattgCAGAGAGGTTCTGTTGTAACCCACCTACATGAGGCAATAAAG AGACTTAAACAAGACATGAAGAGCCTCCGTTCATTTGCTCTCGAGCTTTCAAAAGACTTTCAGCGTCAATGCAAGGCTTATCTTTACCAAGCTTTGAGAGCAGTCCAAGAGATACAGCTGCAAAATGAAGCAATGCAAA tgTTCCAGATAAAAGCTTTTGATCTTGAGCAGTCCCTACAAGAGGTGACAGAgagatatgaaaaagaaaagcaaaagaggagAGTTCTACATAACAGCTTAGTT GAGCTGAGAGGAAATATCAGAGTCCATTGCAGGATCCGGCCATCTCTACCTTTTGATAATGCTGATGAACATTCAGAATCACAAGATAG gcaaagaaatttctcagaaaaagtgGCATATGCTGTTGATGAT gAAACTGTTCTGGTAAAGAGTAGCCGTCCTGGTCATGCATCAATAAACAGGACTTTTCAGTTTGAAAG AGTTTACAGTGCTTTTGAGTCTCAAGACACGGTATTTGCAGACGTGGCCCCTTTGCTAACATCTCTCCTGGACGG GTACAATGTGTGTATTATGGCTTATGGGCAGACTGGGAGTGGAAAGACATACACGATGTTGGGACCACAGTTAGAAGAGAACTTTGCATTTGCCTTGGAAGATGAATCAGAACTTGGAATTATTCCTCGAGCTACCCAGGAATTGTTCAG GCTTATTTCAGAAAAGCCACCAGGAAGTTACTGGGTTGAGGTTTCTGTTGTAGAAGTGTATAATAACGAAATTTTTGATCTTCTGGCCAAAGACAGTTGTGGAAAAGTATTTGGCGTCAAACGTGATGTTGTCACAAccagagaaggaaagagcaaCGTTCCATTGCTTACATATGA GACTGTTGAAAATGCATCTGAATTTTTGCATCTGGTTATCAAAGGCCTACAGCTGAGAGTCAGGCACCCAACGCTAGTGCATGCTCATTCCTCTCGTTCTCATCTGGTTGTTACGCTGACCATAACCACAACTGTCTCTGGGGATAGCTTTG GTGCTTCATGGGAAGATGAACAAATCAATCAGAGACTAAATAGAGAGTTTTCCTGCACCTATCCacaaaaaacaagagagaaCAGATCCGCCTCTTCTTCCAGAGCCTCTTCCCCAGCACACCTTGAAGCAACTGAGAAACCGAAGCAAGTCAAAACCAGACTGCAGCTGGTGGATCTGGCGGGCAGCGAGTGTGTCG GTATGTCTGGAGTGACGGGCGCAGCACTGAGAGAGACATCCTTCATTAACCGCAGCCTGTCCGCCCTGGCCGACGTCCTTGGTGCAATAGCGGAGCAGCGATCTCATGTCCCCTATCGAAACAGCAAACTCACGCATCTGCTCCAGGACTCTGTAG GAGGCGATGCCAAACTGCTGGTGATGCTGTGCATCTCTCCCGACCAGAAGTACTTGACAGAATCTCTGCAGTCTCTGGGATTTGGAACTCGTGCTCGGCAAGTTCAGAGAGGacagatcaagaaaaaaaatctcccagtGCAgagtaaagcaaaataa